From a region of the Castanea sativa cultivar Marrone di Chiusa Pesio chromosome 10, ASM4071231v1 genome:
- the LOC142613895 gene encoding cyclin-P3-1 produces MGTLALNAENVDSDIYLSLGLKELRKGVPTIPRVLSLLSSLLERSVQKNEVLLEETQIKDVITIFHGLREPTLSIRQYIDRIFKYSGCSPSCFVVAHIYVDRFLQSTEVHLTSLNVHRLLITSIMLAAKFIDDAFFNNAYYAKVGGVSTAELNRLEMKFLFSIDFRLQVSVEMFGKYCSQLEKESSEGLQIERPFKACGIKEGWSKTNKDDSTCAPTVAR; encoded by the exons ATGGGAACGTTGGCACTTAATGCTGAGAATGTAGACTCAGATATTTACCTCTCGCTGGGGCTTAAAGAGTTGAGAAAAGGAGTTCCAACAATTCCTCGGGTTTTGTCACTTCTCTCATCACTACTTGAGAGATCTGTTCAGAAGAATGAGGTGCTTTTGGAGGAAACACAAATTAAAGATGTTATCACAATATTCCATGGTTTGAGAGAACCCACTCTCAGTATTCGGCAGTATATTGATCGAATCTTCAAGTACTCTGGCTGCAGCCCATCCTGCTTTGTTGTTGCACACATTTATGTGGATAGATTCCTTCAGAGTACGGAGGTTCATTTAACTTCACTTAATGTTCACCGGCTTCTGATAACAAGTATAATGCTTGCagcaaaatttattgatgatgc ATTCTTCAATAATGCATATTATGCAAAAGTGGGAGGAGTAAGCACGGCAGAGTTGAATAGGTTGGAGATGAAGTTTTTGTTTAGTATAGACTTCAGACTTCAGGTAAGTGTAGAAATGTTTGGAAAGTATTGTTCACAATTGGAAAAGGAAAGCTCAGAAGGGCTCCAGATTGAGCGGCCATTCAAAGCCTGTGGTATTAAAGAGGGTTggtcaaaaacaaacaaagatgaTTCAACTTGTGCTCCCACAGTTGCAAGATGA